The proteins below are encoded in one region of Thermosulfurimonas marina:
- the rplS gene encoding 50S ribosomal protein L19, translated as MFPVIREIEERYMRKDLPDFRPGDTVRVHYRIQEGEEKERVQVFEGVVMRKRGSGTGATFTVRKVSFGIGVERTFPLHSPRIEKIEVVRRGKVRRARLYYLRGRYGKAARIKERR; from the coding sequence ATGTTTCCGGTCATACGCGAGATTGAAGAACGTTATATGCGGAAGGATCTTCCGGATTTCCGTCCCGGAGACACGGTAAGGGTGCACTATCGCATCCAAGAGGGTGAGGAGAAGGAGCGGGTTCAGGTCTTTGAAGGGGTGGTCATGCGCAAACGGGGCTCCGGCACCGGGGCCACCTTCACCGTGCGGAAGGTTTCCTTCGGGATCGGAGTGGAACGGACCTTTCCTTTGCACTCTCCGCGCATCGAGAAGATTGAGGTTGTCCGACGGGGCAAGGTGCGGCGGGCCCGGCTTTATTATCTCCGCGGCCGTTACGGCAAGGCGGCCCGCATCAAGGAGCGTCGTTGA
- the trmD gene encoding tRNA (guanosine(37)-N1)-methyltransferase TrmD — protein MIFDILTIFPEYFESPLRVGLLGKALERGLLKVRVHNLRDFATDKHRTVDDKPFGGGEGMLFKPEPLYRALEALRAEPPSPWVIYLSPQGRRFNHRLARELSRKERLVLLCGRYEGIDERIRAHFVDEELSIGDYVLFGGEVAALVVLEAVARWVPGVVGCEDSVKRDSFAEGLLKHPQYTRPREFLGYRVPEVLLSGDHARVERWRRERSLEITFERRPDLLREARLSPEDRAFLRELFRKRVRLYLALVHYPVINKEGRKIASSFTNLDLHDIARLARTYGVRIYYLVQPLADQRAIVEELLRFWLSGPGARHNPDRVEALKLVKLVRGLEEALADIEAAEGERPLLLATDAQVKRPPLSWEEAACLVRSGRPVLLLLGTAWGLAPEVLSRADYFLEPIFGPLDEYNHLSVRSAASIILDRLLREVVGHVSGHTRD, from the coding sequence ATGATCTTTGACATCCTCACCATATTTCCCGAATACTTTGAGTCTCCTCTCCGGGTAGGGCTTTTGGGCAAGGCCCTTGAGCGAGGGCTTCTTAAGGTAAGGGTCCACAATCTCCGGGACTTTGCCACCGACAAACATCGCACCGTGGACGACAAGCCCTTCGGGGGAGGGGAGGGCATGCTCTTTAAGCCCGAGCCCCTCTATCGGGCCCTAGAGGCCTTGAGGGCCGAGCCCCCTTCCCCTTGGGTGATTTATCTTTCCCCTCAAGGACGCCGCTTCAACCACCGCCTGGCCCGGGAGCTTTCCCGGAAGGAACGCCTGGTCCTCCTCTGTGGCCGTTACGAGGGAATTGACGAGCGCATTCGGGCCCATTTTGTAGACGAGGAACTTTCCATCGGAGATTATGTCCTTTTCGGGGGGGAGGTGGCGGCGCTGGTGGTCTTGGAGGCCGTGGCCCGATGGGTGCCGGGAGTGGTGGGCTGCGAGGACTCCGTGAAAAGAGACTCCTTTGCCGAAGGCCTTCTTAAACATCCGCAATACACCCGTCCGCGGGAATTCCTGGGCTACCGGGTTCCGGAGGTGCTGCTTTCCGGAGATCATGCCCGGGTGGAACGCTGGCGCCGGGAGAGATCTCTGGAGATTACTTTTGAGCGTCGTCCGGATCTCCTGCGTGAGGCCCGGCTTTCGCCGGAAGACCGGGCCTTCTTGCGGGAGCTTTTCCGCAAGCGGGTCCGGCTCTATCTGGCCCTGGTACACTATCCGGTAATCAACAAGGAGGGACGCAAGATCGCCTCTTCTTTTACCAATCTCGACCTTCACGATATAGCGCGTCTGGCCCGCACTTACGGGGTCCGCATCTACTATTTGGTGCAACCCCTGGCGGATCAGCGGGCCATCGTGGAGGAGCTTCTTCGTTTCTGGCTTTCCGGCCCGGGGGCCCGCCACAATCCCGACCGGGTGGAGGCCTTAAAACTGGTAAAGCTGGTGCGGGGTCTCGAGGAGGCCCTTGCGGATATTGAGGCTGCCGAAGGAGAGCGTCCTCTTCTCCTGGCCACCGACGCCCAGGTCAAACGGCCCCCTCTCTCCTGGGAGGAGGCGGCGTGTTTGGTGCGCTCCGGGCGTCCGGTCCTCCTCCTTCTGGGGACCGCCTGGGGGCTTGCCCCGGAGGTCCTCTCCCGGGCCGACTATTTTCTGGAACCCATCTTCGGGCCCCTTGACGAATACAATCATTTGTCGGTAAGATCAGCAGCAAGCATTATTCTGGACCGTCTTTTAAGGGAGGTTGTGGGACATGTTTCCGGTCATACGCGAGATTGA
- the rimM gene encoding ribosome maturation factor RimM (Essential for efficient processing of 16S rRNA) has product MGRVARPHGLKGEVRVQPFLSNRDLLRHIPRFFLSREGPERLIPERVREAPGGRDLLFFFQGVTSYEEAEALRGRVLYAETADFPPPEEGEFYYFQLEGLPVREESGRLLGRVVGVMPVGPYDLLEVETPEGRSFYLPLVEEVVLSVNLQEGYLLVRPSPGLIEVQLGEDRE; this is encoded by the coding sequence GTGGGCCGGGTCGCCCGCCCCCACGGTCTTAAAGGCGAGGTTCGGGTTCAACCTTTCCTCTCCAATCGTGATCTTCTGCGTCATATCCCCCGATTTTTTCTCTCCAGAGAGGGTCCAGAAAGGCTTATCCCCGAAAGAGTGAGAGAGGCCCCCGGGGGTCGGGATCTCCTCTTTTTCTTTCAAGGGGTAACCTCCTATGAGGAGGCCGAGGCCCTGCGCGGGCGGGTGCTCTATGCGGAGACCGCCGACTTTCCGCCTCCGGAAGAGGGAGAGTTCTATTATTTCCAGCTCGAAGGGCTTCCGGTGCGAGAGGAGTCCGGTCGGCTTTTAGGGCGGGTGGTAGGGGTTATGCCTGTAGGCCCTTATGACCTTCTCGAGGTGGAGACTCCGGAGGGCCGCAGCTTCTATCTTCCCCTGGTGGAAGAGGTGGTCCTTTCCGTGAACCTCCAGGAGGGATATCTCCTGGTACGCCCCAGCCCCGGCCTCATCGAGGTGCAACTTGGGGAAGACCGAGAATGA
- a CDS encoding KH domain-containing protein: protein MGKLKELVEQMAKALVDNPDAVQVNEIEGEQTSVIELRVAKEDLGKVIGKQGRTARAMRTILSAASTKLRKRAVLEIIE from the coding sequence ATGGGCAAGCTCAAAGAACTGGTGGAGCAGATGGCTAAGGCTTTGGTGGACAATCCGGATGCGGTGCAGGTGAACGAGATCGAGGGCGAGCAGACTTCGGTGATCGAGCTCCGTGTGGCCAAGGAAGATTTAGGCAAGGTGATCGGCAAGCAGGGGCGTACGGCCCGGGCCATGCGGACCATCCTCTCGGCGGCTTCTACCAAATTGCGCAAGCGGGCGGTTCTCGAGATTATTGAATAG
- the rpsP gene encoding 30S ribosomal protein S16 — translation MAVRIRLMRMGRRNRPFYRVVAAEASAPRDGKFLEILGYYDPLKEPFEFKVDPEKVKKWLERGAEPTETVRALLKRTGILKQIGGQLS, via the coding sequence GTGGCGGTAAGGATCAGACTCATGCGCATGGGGCGGCGGAACCGGCCCTTCTATCGGGTGGTAGCGGCCGAGGCCTCTGCTCCGCGGGACGGAAAATTCCTCGAGATTTTAGGGTATTACGATCCTCTGAAAGAGCCCTTTGAATTCAAGGTGGATCCCGAGAAGGTCAAGAAATGGCTGGAGAGGGGGGCTGAGCCCACGGAGACGGTGCGGGCCCTCCTGAAACGCACCGGAATCCTCAAGCAGATTGGGGGGCAACTCTCCTAG
- the ffh gene encoding signal recognition particle protein produces the protein MFENLSERLEGVFQKLRGKGKLTKEDVERGLREVRLALLEADVHYRVVKNFVERVRERALGAEVLESLTPAQQLIKIVHEELIRTLGETPVPLDLGGPRPVPILLVGLQGSGKTTTAAKLALFLRKKGHQPYLVPADVYRPAAIDQLQTLAEKVGVPCFPTEPTQKPVEIARAALAEAKARGRDVVLIDTAGRLHVDEEMMAEAAAIKEAVSPREVLLVADAMTGQDAVNMAKSFQDRVGITGVILTKVEGDARGGAALSIREVTGVPIKFLGTGEKLEALEVFHPDRLASRILGMGDVLTLIEKAQEAFDLKKAQELQEKLRRREFTLEDLREQIRQMRRLGSVKEVFEMLPGIGKKLKDMPFDERELVRMEAIINSMTRQERLNPKIINASRKRRIARGSGTTVQDVNRLLKSYEEMRKLLRKARGPRGLERLALRLLRAF, from the coding sequence ATGTTTGAGAATCTTTCCGAGCGTCTTGAAGGGGTCTTTCAGAAGCTCCGGGGCAAGGGCAAGCTCACCAAAGAAGACGTGGAGCGGGGCCTGCGGGAGGTGCGTCTGGCCCTCCTGGAGGCCGATGTCCACTACCGGGTGGTCAAGAATTTTGTGGAAAGAGTACGGGAGCGGGCCCTGGGAGCCGAGGTCCTGGAGAGCCTTACCCCGGCCCAGCAACTTATCAAGATCGTCCACGAGGAACTCATCCGCACCCTGGGAGAGACCCCGGTGCCTCTGGATCTGGGAGGCCCCCGGCCGGTACCCATTCTTCTGGTAGGTCTTCAGGGTTCGGGCAAGACCACCACCGCGGCCAAGCTGGCCCTCTTTTTACGGAAAAAAGGGCACCAGCCCTATCTGGTCCCCGCCGACGTCTATCGCCCGGCAGCCATTGACCAGCTTCAGACCCTTGCCGAAAAGGTGGGGGTCCCCTGTTTCCCTACCGAGCCCACCCAGAAACCGGTGGAGATCGCCCGGGCGGCCCTGGCCGAGGCCAAGGCCCGGGGCCGGGATGTGGTCCTTATCGATACCGCGGGGCGTCTCCATGTGGATGAAGAAATGATGGCTGAGGCCGCGGCCATCAAGGAAGCCGTCTCTCCTCGAGAGGTCCTTCTGGTGGCCGACGCCATGACCGGTCAAGATGCGGTGAATATGGCCAAGAGCTTTCAGGACCGGGTGGGAATTACCGGGGTGATTCTTACCAAGGTGGAGGGAGACGCCCGGGGCGGGGCCGCCCTTTCCATTCGGGAGGTCACCGGGGTGCCCATCAAGTTTCTGGGTACCGGGGAAAAGCTGGAGGCCCTGGAGGTTTTTCATCCCGACCGTCTGGCTTCCCGCATCCTGGGCATGGGAGATGTGCTCACCCTGATCGAGAAGGCTCAGGAGGCCTTCGACCTCAAGAAGGCCCAGGAACTTCAGGAAAAGCTGCGCCGGCGGGAATTCACCCTGGAGGACCTCCGGGAGCAGATCCGCCAGATGCGTCGGCTGGGTTCGGTAAAGGAGGTCTTCGAGATGCTCCCGGGAATCGGGAAAAAGCTCAAGGATATGCCCTTTGATGAGCGGGAACTCGTACGCATGGAGGCTATCATCAATTCCATGACCCGGCAGGAACGTCTCAACCCCAAGATCATTAACGCCAGCCGCAAGCGGCGTATTGCCCGGGGCTCGGGGACCACGGTCCAGGACGTAAATCGGCTCCTCAAGAGCTATGAGGAGATGCGCAAACTCCTGCGTAAGGCTCGTGGTCCCCGCGGGTTGGAAAGACTGGCCCTGCGGCTTTTGCGGGCCTTTTGA
- a CDS encoding calcium/sodium antiporter yields the protein MPSLLGYLLLTLLGLAILLAGGDLLVRGAAGLSRRLGISPTVIGLTVVAFGTSAPELAVNVAAALRAGEISFGNIVGSNLANIGLGIGLAALVRPLVIRSVVVRREIPMMLLATAAVLAAALDPWLTGGPALYSRSEGLLFLLIFLVFIYYNLLEIFLNRKNGLAAQAAAEAPRALPVPLALLFFFLGLAGLVGGSEITVRYAVLLSEGLGVPKAFIGFTLIALGTSLPEIATSLVAVYRGETDLLVGNIVGSNIFNFLFILGITACIRPVPVPAQGFSDLAATTFLSVGLLAAAFDRRIKRYEGALFLVFYLTYLGYKVLYLP from the coding sequence ATGCCGTCTCTTCTGGGCTATCTCCTTTTGACCCTTTTGGGGCTGGCCATCCTCCTTGCGGGAGGGGATTTGCTAGTGCGGGGGGCGGCCGGGCTTTCCCGCCGGCTGGGGATCTCCCCTACGGTCATCGGGCTTACCGTAGTGGCCTTCGGGACCAGCGCCCCGGAGCTGGCGGTAAATGTGGCCGCGGCCCTGAGAGCCGGGGAGATCTCTTTCGGAAACATCGTGGGCTCGAATCTGGCCAATATCGGCCTGGGGATCGGGCTTGCGGCCCTGGTAAGGCCCCTCGTCATTCGGAGTGTGGTGGTCCGCCGAGAGATCCCCATGATGCTTCTGGCCACGGCGGCGGTCCTGGCCGCAGCCCTGGATCCCTGGCTTACCGGAGGGCCCGCCCTTTACAGTCGCTCCGAGGGCCTTCTTTTTCTCCTCATTTTTCTAGTCTTTATCTACTACAACCTCTTAGAGATCTTCCTTAACCGGAAAAACGGACTCGCGGCCCAGGCGGCGGCCGAGGCCCCTCGGGCCCTCCCCGTCCCCCTGGCCCTTCTTTTTTTCTTCCTGGGGCTTGCGGGGCTGGTGGGGGGCTCGGAGATCACCGTGCGCTACGCGGTCCTCCTTTCGGAAGGGCTGGGGGTCCCCAAGGCCTTTATCGGCTTCACCCTCATCGCCCTGGGGACCAGTCTTCCGGAGATCGCCACCTCTCTGGTGGCGGTTTATCGGGGGGAGACCGATCTCCTGGTAGGAAATATCGTGGGCTCTAATATCTTTAATTTCCTTTTTATCTTGGGGATTACCGCTTGTATCCGGCCGGTGCCGGTTCCGGCCCAGGGCTTTAGCGATCTTGCGGCCACCACCTTTCTTTCCGTGGGGCTCCTGGCCGCGGCCTTCGACCGTCGGATCAAACGCTACGAAGGGGCCCTCTTTCTGGTCTTTTATCTTACCTATCTGGGCTACAAGGTCCTTTATCTTCCTTGA
- a CDS encoding adenosylcobalamin-dependent ribonucleoside-diphosphate reductase: MKLPRTDLPLSRPALLVLAYRYLVRDEKGDPVETPEEMFWRVARAVAEAEREFGEDPEFWAERFYQLMASLDFLPNSPTLMNAGLPLGQLSACFVLPVEDSLEAIFEALKAAALIHKSGGGTGFSFSRLRPKGDVVRTTQGVASGPVSFMRVFDAATEAIKQGGKRRGANMGILRVDHPDIEEFILIKRDPRELRNFNISVAVTEDFIKALKQGADFPLINPRTGQETRRVKARHLFDLLTESAWMTGDPGVIFLDTINRANPTPLLGPIESTNPCGEQPLLPYESCNLGSINLSRFVKDRQVDYPRLGKTVRLAVRFLDDVIEVNRFPLPQIARITRLNRKIGLGVMGFADLLIRLGIPYDSAEAVKLAEEIMAFIERESVAESQRLGEIRGSFPAFPGSLWDEKGFPAMRNATTTTVAPTGTLSLIAGTSSGIEPLFALAYRRRALEGVEWTEIHPEFLKALEERKLPVEDIVAEVLERGGLSGIKGVPEDLKRLFVTAFEVSPERHLAIQAAFQRHTHNAVSKTINLPEDTPKEEIGRIYLKAYELGLKGVTIYRYGSRPEAPLRLAREESCPECGEPLEPREQCLFCAGCGYSAGCG; this comes from the coding sequence ATGAAGCTTCCGCGGACGGATCTTCCGCTTTCTCGGCCAGCCCTCTTGGTCCTGGCCTACCGTTATCTGGTGCGGGACGAAAAGGGAGACCCGGTAGAAACCCCGGAGGAGATGTTCTGGCGGGTGGCCCGGGCCGTGGCCGAGGCCGAAAGGGAGTTCGGGGAGGACCCTGAATTCTGGGCCGAACGTTTCTATCAACTAATGGCCTCCCTCGATTTTCTGCCCAACTCCCCCACCCTCATGAACGCCGGGCTTCCTCTGGGTCAGCTTTCGGCCTGTTTTGTGCTGCCGGTGGAGGACTCCCTGGAGGCCATTTTCGAGGCCCTGAAGGCCGCAGCCCTTATTCACAAATCTGGAGGGGGGACGGGCTTTTCCTTCTCTCGCCTGCGGCCCAAAGGAGATGTGGTGCGGACCACTCAGGGAGTAGCCAGTGGCCCGGTCTCTTTCATGCGGGTCTTTGACGCGGCCACCGAGGCCATCAAACAGGGAGGCAAGCGCCGCGGGGCCAATATGGGCATCCTGCGGGTCGATCACCCGGATATCGAAGAATTCATCCTCATAAAGCGCGATCCCCGGGAACTCCGCAACTTCAACATTTCTGTGGCGGTGACCGAGGATTTCATTAAGGCCCTGAAGCAGGGGGCAGATTTTCCCCTGATCAATCCCCGCACCGGGCAGGAGACCCGCCGGGTCAAAGCCCGGCATCTCTTTGATCTTCTCACCGAAAGTGCCTGGATGACCGGAGACCCCGGGGTAATCTTCCTCGACACCATCAATCGGGCCAACCCCACTCCCCTCCTCGGCCCGATCGAAAGCACCAACCCCTGTGGGGAACAGCCCCTGCTTCCCTACGAGTCCTGCAACCTGGGCTCTATCAATCTTTCCCGGTTTGTAAAAGACAGGCAGGTGGACTATCCCCGCCTGGGGAAGACGGTACGGCTGGCGGTACGTTTCCTGGACGACGTAATCGAGGTCAACCGCTTTCCCCTGCCTCAGATTGCCCGCATTACCCGCCTTAATCGCAAGATCGGTCTGGGAGTAATGGGCTTTGCCGATCTTCTTATCCGGCTGGGGATTCCTTACGATTCTGCGGAGGCCGTAAAGTTGGCCGAAGAGATCATGGCCTTCATTGAGCGGGAATCCGTAGCCGAAAGCCAGAGGCTGGGAGAGATTCGGGGAAGTTTTCCGGCCTTTCCGGGAAGCCTCTGGGATGAAAAGGGATTTCCGGCCATGCGCAACGCCACCACCACCACCGTGGCCCCCACCGGCACCCTCTCCCTCATCGCCGGAACTTCTTCGGGTATTGAGCCCCTCTTTGCCCTAGCTTACCGGCGCCGGGCTCTCGAGGGCGTGGAATGGACGGAGATCCACCCGGAATTCCTCAAAGCCCTGGAAGAAAGGAAACTCCCGGTGGAAGATATTGTAGCCGAAGTGCTCGAAAGGGGAGGTCTTTCGGGGATAAAAGGGGTGCCGGAGGATCTCAAAAGGCTCTTCGTGACCGCCTTTGAGGTCTCGCCGGAAAGACATTTGGCTATCCAGGCGGCCTTTCAGCGCCACACCCACAACGCGGTCTCTAAGACCATCAACCTCCCGGAGGACACCCCTAAGGAGGAGATCGGACGTATCTATCTTAAGGCCTATGAGTTAGGCCTTAAAGGGGTCACGATCTATCGCTACGGTTCGCGTCCGGAGGCCCCGCTACGGCTGGCCCGGGAGGAGAGTTGCCCCGAATGCGGGGAGCCCCTCGAGCCTCGCGAGCAATGCCTTTTCTGTGCGGGCTGCGGCTATTCTGCCGGCTGCGGTTAG
- a CDS encoding biotin--[acetyl-CoA-carboxylase] ligase — translation MSKIFWYEVLESTQEEARRLAEAGEKGVVVARRQTAGRGRRGRPWLSPEGGLYATFILPGEELAFPPELLPLAAGVAVVKALKALYGISLGLKWPNDVLYQGRKLCGLLVESLFREGHPVCFLVGVGINLNRPVPEAPQAVSLGEILGREVPLEEVLSGLMAAFKEVGHLKPEEVLSSWRAFSETLGRRVRILHPEGSLEGIALEVSPYGNLILKTEEGLREVAFGDCIHLRPAG, via the coding sequence ATGTCAAAGATCTTCTGGTACGAGGTTCTGGAAAGCACGCAGGAGGAGGCCCGGCGCTTGGCGGAGGCCGGGGAAAAGGGGGTGGTGGTGGCCCGCCGGCAGACCGCCGGGCGCGGCCGTCGGGGGCGTCCCTGGCTTTCTCCCGAAGGGGGCCTCTACGCTACTTTCATCCTCCCCGGAGAAGAGCTGGCCTTTCCTCCGGAGCTCCTGCCCCTGGCCGCGGGAGTGGCTGTGGTAAAGGCCCTGAAGGCCCTCTACGGGATCTCTTTGGGGCTCAAGTGGCCCAACGATGTCCTTTATCAGGGACGAAAACTTTGCGGCCTTCTGGTGGAAAGCCTTTTTCGAGAAGGGCACCCGGTCTGCTTTCTGGTGGGGGTAGGAATCAATCTTAACCGCCCGGTCCCGGAGGCCCCCCAAGCGGTTTCCCTTGGCGAGATTCTGGGCCGGGAAGTGCCGCTTGAGGAGGTGCTTTCGGGATTGATGGCCGCCTTTAAAGAGGTAGGGCACCTGAAACCGGAAGAGGTCCTTTCTTCCTGGAGGGCCTTTTCGGAGACTCTGGGCCGCCGGGTCCGGATCCTGCACCCGGAGGGCTCCCTGGAGGGAATAGCCTTAGAGGTCTCTCCTTACGGAAACCTCATCCTGAAGACCGAGGAGGGCCTCCGGGAGGTGGCCTTCGGGGACTGTATTCACTTGCGTCCCGCAGGCTAA
- a CDS encoding prephenate dehydrogenase/arogenate dehydrogenase family protein produces the protein MGSWFGRLFEEAGLKVLVSDRDTPLTNREVARQAEVVIVAVPMEVFPEVVQEIGPEISPEKGLIDLCSLKAREVALMLEHTRGEVVGAHPLFGPYERGLSGQTVALCPGRGERWLSWFREFLEVRGARTVVLSPEEHDRIMSLVQVLNHFWLVVLGRTLAESGLPVDRVVALATPSFRRQLEILSRLALQDPELYTTIQFENPLGEETRRLFWQIARELSEVLARKERQTYLQTFKEVQALAREIGSLLGLSAPEEKEPQTGQNHQETEKLSPGHPAEK, from the coding sequence ATGGGCTCCTGGTTCGGACGCCTCTTTGAGGAGGCCGGTCTTAAGGTCCTGGTTTCTGATCGGGACACCCCCCTCACTAACCGGGAGGTGGCCCGGCAGGCCGAGGTGGTGATCGTGGCCGTCCCCATGGAGGTCTTCCCGGAGGTAGTACAAGAGATTGGTCCGGAAATCTCCCCGGAAAAGGGGCTCATCGATCTCTGCTCGCTCAAGGCCCGAGAGGTGGCCCTCATGCTGGAACATACACGCGGTGAGGTGGTGGGGGCCCATCCCCTTTTCGGACCCTACGAAAGGGGGCTTTCCGGACAGACGGTAGCCCTCTGCCCGGGAAGGGGCGAGCGCTGGCTTTCCTGGTTCAGAGAGTTTCTTGAAGTCCGGGGGGCCAGGACGGTAGTCCTCTCTCCGGAGGAGCACGACCGGATCATGAGCCTGGTCCAGGTCCTCAACCACTTCTGGCTGGTGGTCCTGGGACGAACCCTTGCCGAAAGCGGTCTACCGGTGGACCGGGTGGTGGCGCTGGCCACGCCGAGTTTTCGCCGGCAGCTTGAAATTCTTTCCCGCCTGGCCCTTCAAGACCCGGAACTTTACACTACCATCCAGTTCGAAAACCCCTTGGGAGAGGAGACCCGTCGGCTCTTCTGGCAGATCGCCCGCGAGCTCTCGGAGGTCCTGGCCCGCAAAGAGCGTCAAACTTACCTCCAGACCTTCAAGGAGGTCCAGGCCCTAGCCCGCGAGATAGGGTCCCTCCTCGGGCTTTCCGCGCCGGAGGAAAAAGAGCCCCAGACCGGCCAGAACCATCAAGAGACAGAAAAACTGTCCCCGGGTCATCCAGCCGAAAAATAG
- the lgt gene encoding prolipoprotein diacylglyceryl transferase, with amino-acid sequence MLPYPQINPEIVRIGPLAIRWYGLMYLLGFLAAYFLARHQLRERGLPELIPRLEDLLFWAGVGLIVGARLGHVLFYYPEYYLRRPLEILALWHGGMSFHGGLLGAVLSGWLYARRHRLHFWWWADLLVVTAPIGLGLGRIGNFINGELYGRPTQVPWAMVFPAGGPVPRHPSQLYEALGEGLLLFLILWSLRRRPWAPGLKLALFLVLYGAIRFFLEFFREPDPGVGLFFGWMTRGQFFCLLMVLAGLGLFFLRRGKPEEGPYLAG; translated from the coding sequence ATGCTTCCTTATCCCCAGATCAATCCGGAGATTGTACGCATCGGGCCGCTGGCCATTCGGTGGTATGGTCTCATGTATCTTCTGGGTTTTCTCGCGGCCTATTTTCTGGCCCGGCACCAGCTCCGAGAAAGAGGCCTTCCGGAATTGATCCCCCGCCTGGAGGACCTCCTTTTTTGGGCCGGGGTGGGCCTCATTGTAGGGGCCCGACTGGGACACGTCCTCTTTTACTATCCGGAATACTATCTCCGAAGGCCGCTAGAGATCTTGGCCCTCTGGCACGGAGGGATGTCTTTTCACGGGGGCCTTTTGGGAGCGGTCCTTTCCGGCTGGCTTTATGCCCGCAGGCACCGACTCCACTTTTGGTGGTGGGCGGACCTTTTGGTGGTCACCGCTCCCATAGGGCTGGGCCTCGGACGGATCGGAAACTTTATCAACGGGGAACTCTACGGCCGGCCCACCCAGGTTCCCTGGGCCATGGTCTTTCCCGCCGGGGGGCCGGTACCCCGGCATCCCTCCCAGCTCTATGAAGCCCTAGGAGAGGGACTTCTCCTTTTCTTAATCCTCTGGTCTCTGAGAAGGCGCCCCTGGGCCCCGGGACTCAAGCTGGCCCTCTTTCTGGTGCTTTACGGGGCCATACGGTTTTTCCTGGAATTCTTCCGGGAGCCGGACCCGGGAGTAGGGCTATTTTTCGGCTGGATGACCCGGGGACAGTTTTTCTGTCTCTTGATGGTTCTGGCCGGTCTGGGGCTCTTTTTCCTCCGGCGCGGAAAGCCCGAGGAGGGACCCTATCTCGCGGGCTAG
- the speD gene encoding adenosylmethionine decarboxylase, whose product MEKKFCETEKVEYGFGQHLILDGYGCNREKLMDLDYIYNFLSEYPAQINMTKIMPPYVFKYYAPVPEDWGISGFVIIAESHISIHTFPEKLYLSVDIFSCKPFDVDKAIEDITRMFEIQKSEIRLLDRGHEFPRSIRAVERFIRAERNQLAV is encoded by the coding sequence ATGGAAAAGAAATTCTGCGAGACGGAAAAGGTTGAGTACGGCTTCGGACAGCACCTTATTCTGGACGGTTACGGGTGCAACCGCGAAAAACTTATGGATTTGGACTACATCTACAATTTTCTCAGTGAATACCCGGCGCAAATCAACATGACCAAGATCATGCCGCCTTATGTGTTCAAGTACTATGCCCCGGTGCCTGAGGACTGGGGGATCTCCGGATTCGTGATTATTGCCGAAAGCCATATCAGCATCCATACCTTCCCGGAAAAGCTTTACCTGAGTGTGGACATCTTCTCCTGCAAACCCTTTGACGTAGACAAGGCCATCGAGGACATCACCCGGATGTTCGAGATCCAGAAGAGCGAGATCCGGTTGCTAGACCGGGGCCACGAATTCCCCCGCTCCATTCGGGCGGTGGAGCGTTTCATCCGAGCCGAGCGCAACCAACTTGCGGTCTAA